From Zavarzinella sp., one genomic window encodes:
- a CDS encoding glycosyltransferase family 2 protein — MRFSVVIPTRNRPGTLAATLKTCLNQHAFEDYEIIISDNSDNGDSLTVIKELLTKKVQYHRTPKPLAMHDNWEFALQKATGEYICYLGDDDGLHPDALARTNQLFNYGSFQALGSHRVNYFWPNVVQPSQRDLISIPLGAGLEYLEFLPATVANAVIPPEQYSYCLPMIYRGFISRKLCDQAIKKFGRVFQHLIPDIYSGFLFGWLAKKYAVSLDPLFIEGVSSASNGLATSMIAENPSQTQVVDFYRLATESEIQNFSEDHPAPKSLNHCVYDVYRTAMNRFGLGEDFQIDMCAYLNGFFKNHQITNLQHRRVIYERMIQLYRDDDRLISFIQTECRDNMLPSGNELPAERPSGIRGDMLHFGGKSMNVSDVADLGILLGKILPIQHDGTYSRLPPSRYLNESPLEMSLKAEISKRDQEIVNLHALLRETNLSKTPQRVIKKICRLLGITRKPAQNEE; from the coding sequence ATGCGATTCAGCGTCGTCATCCCAACTCGTAATCGGCCAGGCACTTTGGCTGCCACTCTCAAAACATGTTTGAATCAGCATGCCTTTGAAGATTACGAAATAATTATCAGTGATAATTCTGATAATGGCGATTCTTTGACGGTTATCAAAGAATTACTTACAAAAAAAGTACAGTATCATCGAACTCCTAAACCTCTTGCGATGCATGATAATTGGGAATTCGCACTCCAAAAAGCAACTGGAGAATACATTTGTTACCTCGGAGATGATGATGGTTTGCATCCCGATGCCCTGGCACGTACAAATCAACTATTCAATTATGGTAGTTTTCAAGCACTTGGATCCCATCGGGTCAATTACTTCTGGCCAAACGTAGTCCAGCCAAGCCAGCGAGACTTAATCAGTATCCCCCTGGGGGCTGGCTTGGAGTACCTTGAATTTCTGCCAGCAACTGTCGCAAACGCAGTCATTCCGCCAGAACAATATTCGTACTGTTTACCTATGATCTATCGTGGATTCATATCTCGAAAACTCTGTGATCAGGCTATAAAAAAATTCGGCCGTGTTTTTCAACACCTCATACCGGATATCTATTCTGGATTTTTGTTTGGCTGGCTTGCAAAGAAATACGCAGTATCGCTGGACCCACTTTTTATCGAAGGTGTTTCATCTGCAAGTAACGGCCTGGCTACCAGCATGATTGCAGAAAACCCATCACAAACGCAAGTTGTTGATTTTTATCGATTGGCAACAGAATCAGAAATTCAGAATTTTTCTGAGGACCACCCTGCTCCAAAATCCTTGAATCACTGTGTCTATGATGTCTACCGTACCGCCATGAATAGATTCGGCCTTGGGGAAGATTTTCAAATAGATATGTGTGCTTATTTAAACGGATTTTTCAAAAATCATCAAATAACAAATTTGCAGCACCGGAGAGTCATTTATGAACGGATGATACAACTTTATCGTGATGATGATCGACTGATCTCATTCATTCAAACAGAATGCCGTGATAACATGTTGCCTTCTGGAAATGAACTTCCAGCAGAACGCCCCAGTGGAATCCGTGGCGATATGTTACACTTTGGTGGCAAATCGATGAATGTTTCAGATGTGGCCGATCTAGGGATCTTACTTGGAAAAATATTACCGATTCAGCATGATGGAACTTATTCTCGTCTGCCACCTTCACGATATTTGAACGAATCCCCTTTGGAGATGAGCTTAAAAGCAGAAATATCAAAGCGAGATCAAGAAATTGTTAATCTGCATGCTTTACTGCGTGAAACAAACTTATCCAAAACACCCCAGCGTGTCATTAAAAAAATCTGCAGGTTGCTGGGAATTACGAGAAAACCAGCACAAAATGAAGAATAA
- a CDS encoding efflux RND transporter permease subunit gives MLNQIIRLALNHRTMVVIIAVIAMVWGTIQALQMPIDVFPNLDRPRVTIITEAPGYATEEVETLITFPLESAILGGNGVVDVRSQSGPGVSVIFVEFGWDAQAMQARQVVQERIATAIADLPERIQPHIAPASSLMGQFMIFGIHERAGPSGGKLSTVEGTSWVVEEQKSLNETNSFICWDTHNKLELAEWTKIPSAQVDLLPTASGDRLTGRVVFNKQSMQFHFSGTEKAEMEIRTLVDWQVRPRLQKIPGMAQVIPMGGGRKQYQVLLDPDALHQYEVTLSEVQQALESNNANFSGGLLHLNGSDQPVRILGRLGENAPEVLENIRKIPVKVTEKRSILIEQIAFVKEGIPVKVGDVSVNGTPGISLSLTRQTQADTREITKAALNEIKQIQTTLPPHLTVDTDIYQMRDFIDRGIFNVLEALIIGALLVTLVLFLFLLNWRTTIISLTAIPMSLVITTIIFYFSGILFDSNLSINVMTLGGIAVALGELVDDAIVDVENIYRRLNENSMLDKPRSRLLVVFEASKEVRSAIVFGTMMVILVFLPLLALSGMEGRLFSPLAVAYVTAILSSLLVSLTLTPVMAYWLLVRTGGSQTTHHADNLVVRNLKFVATLLVRFSLKYAGWLLLLTWILVGYFGLRLFQLKSNFLPAFDEGTVQLNISLTPGASLDASNQTCSAIDEHLLKLQANSEHPDFPIRGFLRRTGRAELDEHVEPTSATEYLLMVNPDNPMPRQELLDLLTEKVKEVAPEVGIEAEQPLAHLISHMLSGTTAQIAIKIYGDDLDLLLRKATDIQRELAEIPGIKSLAVEPIRRTDEVHIRLRPDALQFYGLDKETIGKYLEIALRGKRASQVIEGQKRFDLIVRFHEEHRKDISSFGRLRIDIPNHHREVLLQDIADITPATGGDSGANQVKRDNTLRRMVVRCNADTTQRTLQAVVEDIQRTVATKINMPAGYYVEYAGQFENQRAASRQILLLGIASLVGMFLVLFIAFPSIRIVLQLFNAIPTAFIGGVLALLITGQKPSLAAWVGFISLGGIAMRNGILLITHYIHLMKHEGEGFTPQMIVRGSMERLSPVLMTSLTAGIGLLPLVIAGNLPGREILYPVATVITGGLITSTFCEFLLHPGIFWKFSGKSVTMLTTQATDVEKLV, from the coding sequence ATGCTAAATCAAATTATCCGACTGGCTCTGAACCATCGAACAATGGTCGTCATCATCGCAGTAATTGCGATGGTCTGGGGAACCATTCAGGCATTACAAATGCCAATCGATGTATTTCCAAACCTGGATCGTCCACGTGTAACCATCATTACAGAAGCCCCTGGCTATGCCACGGAAGAAGTAGAAACATTAATCACCTTTCCATTGGAATCTGCCATTTTAGGTGGAAATGGTGTCGTTGATGTGCGAAGTCAAAGTGGGCCTGGAGTTTCTGTCATCTTTGTCGAATTCGGGTGGGATGCTCAGGCAATGCAAGCCCGCCAAGTGGTACAGGAGCGAATTGCAACTGCAATAGCAGATCTGCCTGAAAGGATTCAGCCTCATATTGCACCTGCCAGTTCGTTGATGGGTCAGTTCATGATATTTGGTATTCATGAACGAGCTGGCCCAAGTGGTGGGAAACTTTCTACCGTTGAAGGTACCTCATGGGTTGTTGAAGAACAAAAATCTCTAAATGAAACAAATAGTTTTATTTGCTGGGATACGCACAATAAACTAGAATTGGCCGAATGGACAAAAATCCCTTCAGCTCAAGTGGATTTGCTGCCAACAGCCAGCGGTGATCGACTTACCGGACGTGTCGTGTTCAATAAGCAATCCATGCAGTTTCATTTCTCTGGCACTGAAAAAGCCGAAATGGAAATTCGCACGTTAGTTGATTGGCAGGTACGCCCACGATTGCAGAAAATACCTGGAATGGCACAAGTGATCCCCATGGGGGGTGGTCGAAAGCAGTATCAGGTACTACTCGATCCAGACGCATTACATCAATACGAAGTAACGCTGAGTGAGGTCCAACAGGCACTGGAATCGAATAATGCCAATTTTTCAGGCGGGTTACTTCATCTCAATGGCTCTGATCAGCCAGTTCGTATCCTGGGAAGGCTTGGAGAAAACGCTCCAGAAGTACTTGAAAACATCAGAAAAATCCCTGTCAAAGTGACGGAAAAACGATCGATTCTGATTGAACAGATTGCATTTGTCAAAGAAGGGATCCCTGTCAAGGTTGGAGATGTATCGGTCAATGGAACTCCCGGAATATCGTTAAGTCTGACACGACAAACCCAGGCAGACACACGAGAAATTACTAAAGCAGCATTGAATGAAATCAAACAAATCCAGACAACGCTGCCTCCACATCTGACGGTTGACACAGATATTTATCAAATGCGGGATTTTATCGATCGTGGTATCTTTAACGTCTTAGAAGCTTTGATAATTGGTGCATTGTTAGTTACACTTGTTCTATTCCTGTTTCTATTAAATTGGCGCACAACGATCATTTCGCTAACAGCAATTCCTATGTCTCTTGTGATTACAACAATCATTTTTTACTTTTCAGGAATACTGTTTGATAGCAATCTCAGCATTAATGTAATGACCTTGGGTGGAATTGCAGTAGCACTGGGAGAATTGGTTGATGATGCAATTGTTGATGTCGAAAATATTTATCGGCGATTGAATGAAAATTCAATGCTGGATAAGCCCAGATCACGTCTGTTGGTAGTTTTTGAAGCCAGCAAGGAAGTGAGATCAGCAATTGTCTTTGGCACAATGATGGTTATATTGGTATTTTTGCCATTGCTGGCTCTTAGTGGCATGGAGGGTAGACTTTTTTCTCCCCTGGCTGTCGCTTATGTTACTGCCATCTTATCTTCACTCTTAGTTTCACTAACGTTAACTCCAGTAATGGCGTATTGGTTGTTAGTCAGAACTGGAGGCTCTCAAACAACACATCATGCAGACAATCTGGTTGTTCGCAATCTGAAATTCGTTGCTACCCTGCTCGTACGATTCAGCTTGAAATATGCAGGTTGGCTGTTACTGCTTACCTGGATTCTGGTAGGGTATTTTGGCTTGCGGTTGTTCCAACTGAAAAGCAATTTTCTTCCTGCCTTTGATGAAGGTACTGTGCAACTCAATATTTCATTAACGCCAGGTGCATCATTGGATGCTTCGAACCAGACTTGCTCTGCAATTGATGAACATCTTCTCAAACTTCAAGCAAATTCAGAGCATCCAGATTTTCCAATTCGTGGATTCCTAAGACGCACTGGACGTGCAGAACTGGATGAGCACGTGGAACCTACCAGTGCGACGGAATATCTGTTAATGGTGAATCCCGATAACCCGATGCCTCGCCAGGAGTTACTTGACCTGTTAACAGAGAAAGTCAAAGAGGTAGCCCCTGAAGTTGGAATTGAAGCAGAACAACCTTTAGCACACTTGATCAGTCACATGCTTTCAGGTACAACTGCGCAAATTGCAATCAAGATCTATGGAGATGATCTCGATCTGTTACTGCGAAAAGCAACTGACATTCAACGAGAACTCGCTGAGATTCCTGGAATTAAATCGCTGGCAGTTGAGCCAATTCGACGAACAGATGAAGTGCATATTCGCTTGCGACCAGATGCCTTGCAGTTTTATGGGCTTGATAAGGAAACTATTGGGAAATACCTGGAAATTGCTTTACGAGGAAAACGCGCCAGCCAGGTGATTGAAGGCCAAAAACGATTTGATCTCATTGTGCGATTTCATGAAGAACATCGCAAAGACATCAGCTCATTTGGTCGATTACGAATCGACATACCAAACCACCATCGAGAAGTACTTCTGCAAGATATCGCTGATATCACACCCGCTACCGGTGGGGATTCCGGTGCGAATCAAGTAAAAAGAGATAATACCCTACGTCGCATGGTTGTAAGGTGCAACGCAGATACTACGCAACGCACGCTCCAGGCAGTTGTTGAGGATATCCAGCGTACGGTGGCTACAAAAATCAACATGCCGGCTGGATACTATGTGGAATACGCGGGGCAATTTGAAAATCAACGAGCCGCATCCAGACAGATACTTCTCCTGGGTATCGCTTCGTTGGTAGGGATGTTTCTAGTTCTGTTCATTGCATTTCCATCGATAAGAATTGTATTACAGCTTTTTAATGCGATCCCCACTGCATTCATTGGCGGGGTACTCGCTCTGCTAATTACAGGTCAGAAACCGAGTCTTGCAGCCTGGGTCGGGTTCATTTCTCTTGGAGGAATAGCCATGCGCAATGGTATTTTGCTGATCACGCACTACATCCATCTGATGAAACATGAAGGTGAAGGATTTACGCCACAAATGATTGTCCGTGGGAGCATGGAACGGTTGTCTCCTGTGCTGATGACATCATTGACGGCAGGGATCGGTTTGTTGCCACTTGTGATTGCTGGCAATCTGCCAGGCCGAGAAATTTTATATCCTGTTGCTACAGTGATAACGGGAGGGTTGATTACTTCAACCTTTTGTGAATTCCTGCTCCATCCCGGGATATTCTGGAAATTCAGTGGGAAAAGTGTTACTATGCTTACTACCCAAGCCACGGATGTTGAAAAGTTGGTCTAA
- a CDS encoding glycosyltransferase: MEIIPRDQTTVWFDIDHLIRHQGYPRGIPRVVSCILKELLENHPQQVKLCQFRVKTGHFHEVPQEFISEFLARSQKASSGHKKKATTELAAQSKSLLQKKLWDLSVHLWEFGWHLKGLFREAWKFTKVLIWLILQAFRKISWQTSGSRAVFQRGDYLVFTGGMDELIKFAEVRTLKQTGVQIAALVHDIIPINAPHLCSKEQSFRFAEWFDELTRQTDLLITTSNHNLREFAHYFEKQKLAPPRMAQFRLGDDFSQSPQAIFPEGLTQEMPAGFVLMVSAIEARKNQQVLYQTWQQLVEQYGEKTPHLVLVGGVGYLGKELAYQIENNPATKPFVTQLVGISDSELTWLYKNCRFTVFPTLYEGWGLPVAESLAFGKYCIASNQSSVPEVGGKVVDYHHPLDTAELIRLIELAMDNEYLAGKSATIKEQHQLLTWKESAEQFWRAFSLNQGKMNAKV; this comes from the coding sequence ATGGAGATAATTCCCAGGGATCAAACGACCGTCTGGTTCGATATTGATCACCTCATTCGTCATCAGGGCTACCCACGTGGGATTCCACGGGTGGTGAGTTGCATTTTGAAAGAGTTGCTGGAAAACCACCCACAACAGGTAAAATTGTGTCAGTTTCGAGTAAAAACAGGTCACTTTCACGAAGTTCCACAAGAGTTTATTTCAGAATTCCTTGCCCGCTCGCAAAAAGCATCTTCCGGCCACAAAAAGAAAGCCACAACGGAACTCGCTGCTCAATCAAAAAGTCTGCTACAGAAAAAACTGTGGGATTTATCTGTTCATCTTTGGGAATTCGGCTGGCATTTGAAAGGTTTGTTTCGAGAAGCATGGAAGTTTACCAAGGTATTAATCTGGCTGATATTACAAGCATTCAGGAAAATATCCTGGCAGACTTCAGGCTCTCGGGCCGTTTTTCAGCGCGGGGATTACCTTGTTTTCACAGGCGGCATGGATGAGTTGATCAAATTCGCAGAAGTGAGAACCCTCAAACAAACTGGCGTACAAATCGCAGCACTTGTGCACGATATTATCCCAATTAACGCACCCCATTTATGCAGCAAGGAACAGTCATTCCGATTTGCGGAATGGTTTGATGAGCTAACAAGGCAAACTGACTTACTGATCACCACTTCAAACCACAATTTGCGGGAATTCGCACACTACTTCGAAAAACAGAAGCTTGCCCCACCGCGAATGGCACAGTTTCGGCTTGGTGATGATTTCAGCCAGTCTCCGCAAGCTATTTTTCCTGAAGGACTTACGCAGGAAATGCCTGCCGGATTCGTGTTGATGGTTTCTGCGATTGAAGCTAGAAAAAATCAACAAGTGCTCTACCAGACATGGCAGCAATTGGTGGAACAATATGGTGAAAAAACCCCCCACCTTGTCCTGGTCGGGGGTGTAGGCTATCTTGGAAAAGAACTTGCCTATCAGATTGAAAATAACCCTGCCACCAAACCGTTTGTTACTCAACTGGTGGGTATATCAGACAGTGAATTAACCTGGCTATACAAGAATTGTCGATTTACGGTGTTTCCCACACTTTATGAAGGCTGGGGATTACCTGTTGCAGAGAGTCTGGCATTTGGAAAGTACTGTATTGCTTCCAATCAATCATCAGTCCCTGAAGTTGGTGGAAAAGTCGTTGACTACCATCACCCACTGGATACTGCGGAACTAATACGGTTAATTGAACTTGCGATGGATAATGAGTACCTTGCTGGTAAATCTGCAACCATCAAAGAACAACACCAATTGCTTACTTGGAAAGAAAGTGCAGAGCAATTTTGGCGTGCGTTTTCACTGAATCAGGGAAAAATGAATGCCAAGGTTTAG
- the atpD gene encoding F0F1 ATP synthase subunit beta: MVAVAAKTGRIIQIIGSTFDVEFDDHLPEIYNAVTVQSESKGVSINLVGEVQQHLGGGRVRCVALGSTDGLVRGTDAVDTGSPVKVPVGLETLGRVFNLLGQPIDGRGPVNAPETRSIHQKPPKFEELSPKSEMLVTGIKVVDLLTPLVRGGKAGLFGGAGLGKTVILTELITRIAKEYKGYSVFAGVGERTREGNDLWLEMQETKTGAGADAKSVIDNTAMVFGQMNEPPGARLRVALSALTMAEWFRDSTGTETLLFVDNIFRFSQAGSEVSALLGRMPSAVGYQPTLATEMGELQERITTTARGAITSVQAVYVPADDPTDPAPANTFQHLDAFIYLERSISEKGIYPAIDPLASNSRLLDPQYIGERHFAVARRVQQILQRFRELQDIIAILGVEELSEEDKQVVNRARRIERFLSQPFFVAEAFTGKSGNFTKLEDTIRSFEELCDGKWDHLPESAFMYVGTIEEAEAQAKEMAAKAG, from the coding sequence ATGGTTGCTGTTGCAGCAAAAACTGGTCGAATCATTCAAATTATCGGTTCGACCTTTGACGTAGAGTTCGATGACCATTTACCAGAGATTTATAACGCTGTCACCGTTCAATCAGAATCGAAAGGTGTGAGCATTAATCTAGTTGGTGAAGTTCAGCAGCATTTGGGTGGTGGTCGTGTTCGCTGTGTTGCGTTAGGCAGCACCGATGGTCTGGTTCGTGGCACCGATGCTGTCGACACTGGTTCTCCGGTCAAGGTGCCTGTAGGTTTGGAGACCCTGGGACGGGTCTTCAATCTTCTTGGCCAGCCTATTGATGGCCGTGGTCCAGTAAACGCACCTGAAACCCGTTCAATTCACCAGAAGCCACCGAAATTTGAAGAATTGTCTCCCAAGTCGGAGATGCTTGTCACTGGTATTAAAGTGGTGGATTTGCTTACTCCACTGGTGCGTGGTGGTAAAGCAGGTTTGTTCGGTGGTGCAGGGCTGGGCAAAACCGTTATTTTAACGGAATTAATTACCCGGATTGCAAAGGAATACAAAGGATACTCCGTATTTGCTGGCGTAGGTGAACGAACCCGTGAAGGGAATGACCTTTGGCTGGAAATGCAGGAAACGAAAACAGGTGCGGGAGCTGACGCAAAATCTGTTATTGACAATACTGCGATGGTCTTCGGTCAGATGAATGAACCCCCGGGTGCACGCTTGCGGGTGGCATTGTCTGCATTAACCATGGCTGAGTGGTTCCGCGACAGCACCGGTACAGAAACGCTGTTGTTCGTGGACAACATTTTCCGATTTTCGCAAGCTGGTTCAGAAGTGTCTGCACTTCTGGGCCGGATGCCCAGTGCCGTGGGTTATCAGCCCACGCTCGCTACGGAAATGGGTGAATTGCAGGAGCGAATCACTACCACCGCACGCGGGGCCATTACCTCGGTGCAAGCGGTGTATGTGCCTGCAGACGATCCCACTGACCCGGCACCAGCAAACACCTTTCAGCACCTGGACGCCTTTATTTATCTGGAGAGGTCAATTTCTGAAAAGGGGATTTACCCTGCGATTGATCCACTGGCATCAAATAGCCGCTTGCTGGATCCACAGTACATTGGCGAACGTCACTTTGCTGTTGCTCGTCGAGTGCAACAGATCTTACAACGTTTCCGTGAACTGCAGGATATTATTGCAATTCTGGGTGTTGAAGAGCTGTCTGAAGAAGACAAACAAGTAGTGAATCGTGCCCGTCGGATTGAGCGTTTCTTGTCGCAGCCGTTCTTCGTGGCGGAAGCATTTACTGGAAAGTCCGGCAACTTCACCAAATTGGAAGATACGATCCGCAGTTTTGAAGAACTATGCGATGGCAAATGGGACCATCTTCCAGAATCGGCCTTTATGTATGTGGGTACAATTGAAGAAGCCGAAGCACAAGCCAAAGAAATGGCTGCTAAGGCCGGATAA
- a CDS encoding GNAT family N-acetyltransferase, whose protein sequence is MDTLFSFLPPRACQAVVPRSQSKWGKILEKNHFWQIGTVVQLCLNGTERNKLEHLHDIGPVSLRPLSSSEVDLWLDLLLECQLHSSDFPELNKHLSRKSLQDLYLGKGILGRWLIFFHQQPVGVLAIAGPQLEYLGVLPEYRDRGIGQTIMRIIVDEPLNVSQLSVDGRNSSARHIYEKLGWEEMHERCDVFYRAHPLD, encoded by the coding sequence ATGGACACATTATTTTCATTTCTACCCCCACGTGCATGTCAGGCAGTTGTTCCACGTTCCCAATCGAAGTGGGGCAAAATATTAGAAAAAAATCATTTTTGGCAGATTGGCACAGTGGTACAATTGTGCTTGAATGGAACAGAACGGAATAAGTTAGAACATCTTCACGATATTGGACCGGTGTCGCTCCGACCGTTGTCCAGCTCAGAAGTCGATCTTTGGCTGGATCTGCTTTTGGAATGTCAATTACACAGTTCAGATTTTCCGGAATTGAACAAGCATCTTTCTCGTAAATCATTGCAGGATCTGTACTTAGGCAAAGGAATTCTTGGTCGTTGGCTGATTTTTTTTCACCAACAACCAGTGGGGGTTTTAGCGATTGCTGGCCCACAGTTAGAGTATCTTGGGGTGCTGCCAGAATATCGTGATCGGGGCATTGGTCAGACGATTATGAGAATAATTGTTGATGAACCACTGAATGTCAGCCAGTTATCAGTGGATGGCAGAAATTCTTCTGCCCGTCACATTTATGAGAAATTGGGCTGGGAGGAAATGCATGAACGGTGCGATGTATTTTACCGAGCCCATCCATTGGATTAA
- a CDS encoding glycosyltransferase family A protein — protein MPRFSIIVPTRNRPDTLKVTLNSCLNQKYGDYEIIVSDNASETDTRGLVASLNSSKIRYHKSSIRLSLADSWEFAVSHASGEYVILIGDDDGLFEYTLSVADQLLKKYPSEILKHQSAIYYWPEIPHIFANLAQFPIDFRMRFIDIHTDEWFSKLFQPLSTEFQPYLLPCIYHTFIRNNLIQSIISETGRLFHAHDVDLYSGFTLAHLAKSMLYLRYPLSIYAISNASNNFNMAIQQDYESLLQYAANDSEFRRHPWIPQRYLYSGIVNCADAFLNFRKTFQLSPKAYPFDRKLFLKKTLATLCSNDPRVLDLQQKALMECCSDDSRLQVWLNDKLQLQSASLNLQRSASLPALYDGNYFSIKGESIGIQSLSDMLEKIPKLYRHPEQLPVTLEKNLTTSRPLWRRMIRRLYARN, from the coding sequence ATGCCAAGGTTTAGCATCATTGTACCAACTAGAAATCGACCCGATACCTTGAAGGTGACGCTGAATAGTTGCTTGAACCAAAAATATGGCGACTATGAAATCATTGTCTCAGATAATGCGTCTGAAACCGATACGAGGGGGCTAGTTGCCTCGCTAAATTCTTCCAAAATCAGATACCACAAAAGTAGTATTCGCTTGAGTTTGGCAGATAGCTGGGAATTTGCAGTCTCTCATGCAAGCGGCGAATATGTCATTCTGATCGGCGATGATGATGGTCTGTTCGAATACACACTCTCCGTTGCAGATCAGTTGCTCAAGAAATATCCATCTGAAATTTTGAAGCACCAATCTGCAATTTATTACTGGCCAGAAATTCCACACATTTTTGCTAACCTGGCACAATTTCCGATTGATTTTCGAATGCGATTCATTGATATCCACACAGACGAGTGGTTTTCTAAATTATTTCAGCCTTTGTCAACTGAATTTCAACCTTATCTACTGCCGTGTATCTATCACACCTTTATTCGCAACAATCTGATTCAGTCAATCATTTCGGAAACCGGCCGATTGTTTCACGCTCACGATGTTGATTTGTATAGTGGATTTACCCTGGCCCATCTGGCCAAGTCAATGCTTTACTTACGCTATCCACTGAGTATTTATGCAATCAGCAATGCAAGTAATAACTTCAACATGGCAATTCAGCAGGACTATGAATCCTTGTTGCAATACGCTGCTAACGATTCTGAATTTCGAAGACACCCCTGGATACCGCAACGCTATCTCTATTCTGGCATCGTCAATTGTGCTGACGCTTTCCTGAACTTTCGCAAAACGTTCCAGCTCAGCCCTAAAGCATATCCATTCGACAGAAAGCTGTTTCTCAAAAAGACCTTAGCAACTCTATGCTCAAACGATCCGAGAGTTCTTGATCTTCAACAAAAAGCATTAATGGAGTGCTGTTCCGATGATTCACGGCTACAAGTTTGGCTGAATGACAAACTGCAATTGCAATCTGCATCCTTAAATTTACAGAGATCCGCTTCACTACCCGCCCTTTATGATGGAAACTACTTTTCGATCAAAGGTGAAAGTATTGGCATTCAATCATTGTCTGATATGTTGGAGAAAATACCAAAACTGTATAGACACCCCGAACAACTCCCAGTGACCCTCGAGAAAAACCTTACTACTAGTCGCCCGCTGTGGCGACGAATGATCAGACGCTTGTATGCCCGAAACTAA
- a CDS encoding efflux RND transporter periplasmic adaptor subunit, which produces MKKLSFIPTRILFGWLLFIALGITAGATYRLWQPLILPSDTTEEGHAEDDHDEHSDEETIKLTPQARENLKLKFQELSHLPYWRKVSIPGVLVDRPGETDRTVGTKVSAIVSKIYARPGDVVEADQPLFELQIVSEFAQSTQVELVKSIREQELAKVHLEKIMDGVRLGTKTQLDAFEQQKQLQRWELQIGLYRRQLGLFGFTQSQIEQVLQGNLLTTITISAPPLENDEMGITSTGRSKGEYEVQELKVQVGQHVIAGDPLCILSNHEQLFVEARFFTSEQLLLANAVAMGGKIELDTHEPTMGITWPNDPAIRFHHYSNEVEIDSRTVGAYFLLENEARSEDVSGKKRLAWRFRPGQHVHLHVPVEFLGKELFVVPIDAIVREGANAYVFRENGAKLQRVEVQLKLQDSNNAVIVADGSLGVGQSIAVNQAPALNRILKAGNAGDDHGHDHDHDH; this is translated from the coding sequence ATGAAAAAACTATCATTTATTCCCACCCGCATATTGTTTGGGTGGCTTCTGTTTATTGCCCTGGGAATTACTGCTGGGGCTACGTATCGCCTCTGGCAACCCTTGATACTCCCATCTGACACCACGGAGGAAGGTCATGCCGAAGATGACCACGATGAACATTCCGATGAGGAAACGATAAAATTAACACCACAGGCACGAGAAAATCTGAAATTGAAGTTTCAGGAATTGTCCCACTTACCGTATTGGCGAAAAGTTTCCATACCAGGCGTTCTGGTTGATCGACCAGGCGAAACAGATCGCACCGTGGGCACAAAAGTCAGTGCCATCGTGTCCAAAATCTACGCAAGACCCGGTGATGTCGTGGAGGCGGATCAGCCACTTTTTGAACTGCAGATCGTCAGCGAATTTGCCCAAAGCACACAGGTTGAATTAGTGAAATCGATTCGTGAGCAAGAATTGGCAAAGGTGCACCTGGAAAAAATCATGGATGGAGTGCGGCTTGGCACCAAAACCCAGCTTGATGCATTTGAACAGCAGAAGCAACTTCAGCGATGGGAACTACAAATAGGTCTTTATCGGCGACAATTGGGCTTGTTCGGCTTCACCCAATCTCAGATAGAACAAGTGTTACAAGGGAATCTGTTAACAACAATTACAATTTCTGCCCCGCCACTGGAAAATGATGAAATGGGAATCACCAGCACTGGGAGATCAAAAGGTGAGTATGAAGTGCAGGAATTAAAAGTTCAGGTGGGTCAGCATGTGATTGCTGGCGACCCACTTTGCATCCTTTCCAACCACGAACAATTGTTTGTTGAAGCCAGATTTTTTACATCAGAACAATTACTGCTAGCAAACGCTGTAGCAATGGGTGGAAAAATTGAGCTGGATACTCATGAGCCCACAATGGGCATAACATGGCCAAATGATCCAGCAATTCGGTTCCACCATTACTCCAATGAAGTAGAAATCGATAGCCGAACTGTGGGGGCGTATTTCCTGTTAGAAAATGAAGCCCGCAGTGAAGATGTCAGCGGCAAAAAACGATTGGCCTGGCGTTTTCGCCCGGGACAACATGTGCATCTGCATGTCCCGGTGGAATTTTTGGGGAAAGAGTTATTTGTGGTTCCTATTGATGCCATAGTCAGAGAAGGGGCTAATGCCTACGTTTTCCGGGAAAATGGCGCCAAGCTACAGCGAGTAGAAGTACAGCTAAAACTTCAGGATAGCAATAATGCTGTCATCGTTGCTGATGGGTCACTGGGAGTTGGCCAATCAATTGCAGTGAATCAGGCACCCGCACTCAATCGCATATTGAAGGCTGGAAATGCAGGTGATGATCATGGCCACGACCATGATCACGATCATTAA